A portion of the Carya illinoinensis cultivar Pawnee chromosome 11, C.illinoinensisPawnee_v1, whole genome shotgun sequence genome contains these proteins:
- the LOC122280913 gene encoding endoglucanase-like, which translates to MEYGILRGLFLLCCVLATHSGLTTAEEGLCSSAFNYRDALGKAILFFEGQRSGNLPANQRVKWRGDSALSDGKAENVNLIGGYYDAGDNVKFVWPMAFTVSLLSWTAIEYEKEISSVNQLGHLRTAIRWGTNFLLKAHSSPTTLYTQVGDGNSDHKCWERPEDMDTSRTLYKITSKSPGTEAAAEASAALSAASIVFKGIDSHYSRRLLSRSRTLFEFADMYRGSYQASCPFYCSYSGYQDELLWAAAWLYKASGESRYLSYVSGNQGWSQAVSEFSWDNKFVGAQTLLAKEFYGGKKDLTKFKSDAESFICAVMPGSSSVQIRATPGGLMFVRDSSNLQYVTSSSMVLFIYSQTLNEAHINGVQCGSVHFSAFQIRNFAKSQVDYILGNNPMKMPYMVGFGSKYPMQLHHRGSSIPSIKAHPAKVGCNDGMSNYFSSSKPNPNTHVGAIVGGPDSNDHFNDVRSDYSHAEPTTYMNAAFVGSVAALLAESKEECLQLPQINRTADMANSV; encoded by the exons CAAAGCCATTTTATTCTTTGAAGGACAACGTTCAGGAAACTTGCCTGCAAATCAGAGAGTGAAGTGGAGGGGAGACTCCGCACTCTCTGATGGCAAGGCTGAAAAT GTGAATTTGATCGGAGGATACTATGATGCGGGTGACAACGTCAAGTTTGTATGGCCAATGGCATTTACTGTCAGCTTGTTGAGTTGGACAGCGATTGAGTACGAGAAAGAGATATCTTCTGTGAACCAACTTGGCCATCTCCGCACAGCAATCCGTTGGGGTACTAACTTCTTATTGAAAGCTCACTCTTCACCTACCACGCTGTATACCCAg GTGGGAGATGGGAATTCGGATCACAAGTGCTGGGAGCGTCCTGAGGACATGGACACCTCTCGAACTCTGTATAAGATCACTTCTAAGTCTCCAGGCACTGAGGCAGCAGCTGAGGCTTCCGCTGCTCTTTCTGCAGCATCAATTGTCTTCAAAGGGATTGATTCCCATTATTCAAGGCGTCTATTAAGCCGATCAAGAACA CTGTTTGAATTTGCAGACATGTATAGAGGATCTTACCAGGCTTCTTGCCCTTTCTATTGCTCGTATTCAGGGTACCAG gatgagTTGTTGTGGGCTGCGGCTTGGCTATACAAGGCAAGTGGAGAAAGTAGGTACTTGAGCTATGTTTCAGGCAACCAAGGATGGAGTCAGGCAGTCTCTGAGTTCAGTTGGGATAACAAATTTGTTGGAGCTCAGACACTATTGGCCAAG GAATTTTATGGTGGGAAGAAGGATTTGACCAAGTTCAAGAGCGATGCAGAATCATTCATATGTGCAGTAATGCCTGGGAGTAGCTCTGTTCAGATTAGAGCCACACCTG GCGGGCTAATGTTTGTTAGAGATAGTAGTAATTTACAATATGTTACAAGCTCTTCCATGGTGCTATTCATCTACTCCCAAACCTTAAATGAAGCTCATATTAATGGAGTACAGTGTGGTTCCGTGCATTTCTCTGCCTTTCAAATCAGAAACTTCGCAAAATCACAG GTGGACTATATACTGGGAAACAACCCCATGAAGATGCCATACATGGTGGGCTTTGGCAGCAAATACCCTATGCAACTACACCACAGAGGTTCATCCATCCCCTCAATCAAAGCTCACCCCGCAAAGGTGGGTTGCAACGACGGAATGTCAAATTATTTCTCTTCCAGCAAACCAAATCCAAACACTCATGTGGGTGCAATTGTTGGAGGTCCTGATTCGAATGATCACTTCAACGATGTGAGATCCGACTATTCTCACGCTGAACCTACAACTTACATGAATGCGGCTTTTGTGGGTTCAGTGGCTGCTTTGCTTGCTGAAAGCAAAGAAGAGTGTTTGCAATTGCCACAGATTAATAGAACTGCTGATATGGCTAACTCTGTGTAA
- the LOC122280849 gene encoding probable WRKY transcription factor 29 isoform X2, giving the protein MSDFGRMEDWDLQAVVRGCINEAQPTIFGNPKSCFAPPCAVEDDLLSFPEISETATVLDELDKLYKPLIYPVLQPVSSQTILASSVSVPKDIKQPEKKPSIKEPRRRKNQHKRVVEHVTAAEGLCSDMWAWRKYGQKPIKGSPYPRSYYRCSSSKGCPARKQVERSPLEPGVFIVTYTSEHNHTRPTRRNSLAGSTRSKFPTPKRKNNSPSSSKVLSPTTPLMASIEDEFVQSASLKKEAEQMVQENGNNGTFNMPDMIFDSDLFPSLEDFDELAPEPAMDGCFLDQLLDNFPVPWFLERSTAVSDGH; this is encoded by the exons ATGAGTGATTTTGGGCGCATGGAGGACTGGGATTTGCAAGCTGTAGTAAGAGGGTGCATAAATGAAGCCCAGCCTACAATCTTTGGGAACCCAAAATCTTGTTTTGCTCCTCCTTGTGCTGTAGAAGATGACCTTTTAAGTTTTCCTGAAATCAGTGAAACCGCAACGGTTTTAGACGAACTGGATAAGCTTTACAAGCCTTTGATCTACCCTGTCTTGCAACCCGTTTCCTCACAAACCATCCTTGCCAGCTCCGTATCCGTTCCAAAAGATATCAAACAACCAGAAAAGAAGCCCAGTATAAAAGAACCAAGAAGAAG GAAGAATCAGCACAAAAGGGTGGTCGAACATGTGACAGCAGCCGAGGGACTTTGCTCAGATATGTGGGCATGGCGGAAATACGGTCAGAAACCCATCAAAGGATCCCCATATCCGAGGAGCTATTACAGGTGCAGCAGTTCAAAAGGGTGTCCAGCAAGAAAACAGGTGGAACGGAGCCCTTTGGAGCCGGGAGTTTTCATTGTAACCTACACTTCAGAACACAACCACACCCGTCCAACTCGCCGAAACTCCCTTGCTGGCAGCACTCGGAGCAAGTTCCCAACacctaaaagaaaaaacaattctccaagttCTTCCAAAGTCCTTTCTCCAACAACACCTTTGATGGCATCCATCGAGGATGAGTTTGTGCAAAGTGCGAGCTTGAAGAAAGAGGCTGAGCAAATGGTGCAAGAAAATGGAAATAATGGCACTTTCAATATGCCTGATATGATATTTGATAGCGATCTATTTCCAAGCCTTGAGGATTTTGACGAACTGGCCCCGGAACCGGCCATGGATGGTTGCTTTCTGGATCAATTATTAGATAACTTTCCTGTACCTTGGTTCCTCGAGAGATCCACAGCCGTAAGTGATGGTCACTGA
- the LOC122280849 gene encoding probable WRKY transcription factor 29 isoform X1 yields MSDFGRMEDWDLQAVVRGCINEAQPTIFGNPKSCFAPPCAVEDDLLSFPEISETATVLDELDKLYKPLIYPVLQPVSSQTILASSVSVPKDIKQPEKKPSIKEPRRSRKNQHKRVVEHVTAAEGLCSDMWAWRKYGQKPIKGSPYPRSYYRCSSSKGCPARKQVERSPLEPGVFIVTYTSEHNHTRPTRRNSLAGSTRSKFPTPKRKNNSPSSSKVLSPTTPLMASIEDEFVQSASLKKEAEQMVQENGNNGTFNMPDMIFDSDLFPSLEDFDELAPEPAMDGCFLDQLLDNFPVPWFLERSTAVSDGH; encoded by the exons ATGAGTGATTTTGGGCGCATGGAGGACTGGGATTTGCAAGCTGTAGTAAGAGGGTGCATAAATGAAGCCCAGCCTACAATCTTTGGGAACCCAAAATCTTGTTTTGCTCCTCCTTGTGCTGTAGAAGATGACCTTTTAAGTTTTCCTGAAATCAGTGAAACCGCAACGGTTTTAGACGAACTGGATAAGCTTTACAAGCCTTTGATCTACCCTGTCTTGCAACCCGTTTCCTCACAAACCATCCTTGCCAGCTCCGTATCCGTTCCAAAAGATATCAAACAACCAGAAAAGAAGCCCAGTATAAAAGAACCAAGAAGAAG CAGGAAGAATCAGCACAAAAGGGTGGTCGAACATGTGACAGCAGCCGAGGGACTTTGCTCAGATATGTGGGCATGGCGGAAATACGGTCAGAAACCCATCAAAGGATCCCCATATCCGAGGAGCTATTACAGGTGCAGCAGTTCAAAAGGGTGTCCAGCAAGAAAACAGGTGGAACGGAGCCCTTTGGAGCCGGGAGTTTTCATTGTAACCTACACTTCAGAACACAACCACACCCGTCCAACTCGCCGAAACTCCCTTGCTGGCAGCACTCGGAGCAAGTTCCCAACacctaaaagaaaaaacaattctccaagttCTTCCAAAGTCCTTTCTCCAACAACACCTTTGATGGCATCCATCGAGGATGAGTTTGTGCAAAGTGCGAGCTTGAAGAAAGAGGCTGAGCAAATGGTGCAAGAAAATGGAAATAATGGCACTTTCAATATGCCTGATATGATATTTGATAGCGATCTATTTCCAAGCCTTGAGGATTTTGACGAACTGGCCCCGGAACCGGCCATGGATGGTTGCTTTCTGGATCAATTATTAGATAACTTTCCTGTACCTTGGTTCCTCGAGAGATCCACAGCCGTAAGTGATGGTCACTGA